In the genome of Mucilaginibacter sp. 14171R-50, the window CATGGTCATACGTTTTGTGGTTAGGATCATATACGGCATCTATACGGGTGCGACGGTGTGTATTACTATCTACTTCAATACTAGCAGCCTTCCATACATACTTGTCGCTTACCGCAAAAGCAAGATCAGTCACGTTATCTGCTTCAAAATTCCATGTATTGGCCGCGTTGTGTCTGGTAACATTTTTATTTTGTATTTCATCCCGATTGATAACTTCGATAACACTATCGCTTTTTTCGGCTTCTTCAATTTTTTTGAAAATGGCCTGCTGATATAATTCTTTGCCGTTGGTAAGCGTTCCGGTCGACCAAACAGAATAGTTATCCGGAACAGTTATGCTTGCTTTAAAATTCCCATAATCATTGTAAAATTCTTCTTTACCTAAATAGCCATATTCGTTCCAGCCATCTATATCATCATAAACCGCAACACGAGGAAAAAAGTAAGCTATAAAATAGGAGCCTTCGGCGATTTGACCTGTACGTAAGAATGAACCCTTATTGAGCGTGTAATGATACGCTATATCAATGCTAACCCGGTGATGCGGTGCTAAGCGTACTTTTTTGACGTACATGTTTGTACCGCTGATGCTATATTCTTTATCTGATTTTGCCTGATGTTCAATTTCGATACGGGTGATACTAATACCGTCGCCGACGTCTTCGGAAGACACAAAAACATTTCGCATAGCGTTGCTCTTATAAAGGTTGGCATATAGCTTTAACACCAGCCTGTTTAAGGTATCAGGACTATTATTGTAATATTCAATACTTACTTTTCCATTAATTTCCCTCGTGTCGGGATTAAAACTTACGGCTAGCTTATAATCGGCCCGGTTTTGCCAATAGTTTTTACCTGGTAGTCCCGTCTCACTACGCGTATTTGCGGCGAGTGCTTTGGCATAATTGCGATCAACCGGTAACTTTTGAGCGAATAATAGTAAACTATTAGCGACGAATGAGAAAGTAACCAGAAAACGTAATTTGATCATCTCCAAAAATAATCTAATTTTCAATGCTGGGCGTGTGCCGTGACTTTAAAGAGTTCTTACATTTTACTTTGCTGGATGAGAGCAACTGATTGTTTGTTGCTTAAATGGATAGATTTTTAAAATGGTCGTTTATATTATCCAATGTCAAAAAACGGCGAACACGGATCTGTGAAAGTCCTGAAAAAGCTATGGCGGTGGTCGTCATAAGTCAAAGAATTGGCGTGTGCTGTTAGCTTATCGATAAAGGCGGCGGATTGTCAAGGGTATCTTTCATATTTTTTGACACTTCGGCCGGGAGCAGGGCAAAGCCTCCTATCATGCTGGCCAGATCTACGTCGCTGCTATCCTGCATGGCATTTCCGCCAGCGATCATTCTTTTTAAACAAGCTGCAATTTCCCAAATGGACTGATATTGTTCATTGAGGATTTTCATCAACTGCTGGCTCAGGTAAGCGTTTAAAGCGCGCTGCAAATGCTGCCATAATGAGCTGTCGGCACCCAGATCACTGATACCGGCCCAGCTGACCTGAACATTACCTAAAGAAATTTTTCCGATACCCGGGATATTTGCACTGCCTTTGCCCCTGAATACCACACGCATGTTCATATTATTTGCGTTTACCGCATCAGTCGAAAGGGTTGTCAAAGGCAGCTCATGTTTTGCAAGCTCATCGCTCTTTTTGTAAGTGTTAATGAGCTTCATATCTATATGGCTTTGCAAAAGGTCGGCTTTAATGATGGGTATGGCCGCGTTGTTGAAAAGGTTGATAAATTTAACCAGGTCAGCCTCATAATGGTCAATTTTCGCAACTATGCTGTCGAAATTGCCTTTGCGCCATTGGTAGCCGCCATCTTTCCTGGTGTCAAGGTCTACCTTTTTGATCTGTAACCATCTGTCTGAATTTTGCCTGTTACCTATCCATTTA includes:
- a CDS encoding M1 family metallopeptidase; this encodes MIKLRFLVTFSFVANSLLLFAQKLPVDRNYAKALAANTRSETGLPGKNYWQNRADYKLAVSFNPDTREINGKVSIEYYNNSPDTLNRLVLKLYANLYKSNAMRNVFVSSEDVGDGISITRIEIEHQAKSDKEYSISGTNMYVKKVRLAPHHRVSIDIAYHYTLNKGSFLRTGQIAEGSYFIAYFFPRVAVYDDIDGWNEYGYLGKEEFYNDYGNFKASITVPDNYSVWSTGTLTNGKELYQQAIFKKIEEAEKSDSVIEVINRDEIQNKNVTRHNAANTWNFEADNVTDLAFAVSDKYVWKAASIEVDSNTHRRTRIDAVYDPNHKTYDHVADYARKTVEQISYHLPRIPFPYPHISIVDGLDAMEYPMMVNDLPFKDEKDVVEFTAHEVFHSIFPFYVGTNETKYSFMDEGWATMTEFMFHPLIAPHVKMDYDISSINDYAGLAEDMPLMTPTPQLYGKARYGDKDLKPALALYYLKEALGEKKFIIALQFFIKTWAGKHPTPYDFFNCTNHGTGADLNWYWKKWYFEKAVPDLSIEKVSHKGSTYQISIINKGTVPMPIHVRVIMSDSTTKDLLRTVKVWHDNDKVMIYLYSKKRINRIVLGNAYDADVNPADNVWLNNN